Genomic window (Bacteroidales bacterium):
TCAAGCCAACGTTTTTGTCCTGCGCTATAAACCTCAAAATCGTAAGTCAAAGCGGCTGTAAAGCTAATGTCCCCGCCACAAAGACGTAAAACTCTAAATGGCAAATTTAAAGAACGAATTAATCCTGCAACATATTCCCTCATTTCTTCTAGCACTTCATAAGATTTTTCAGGATTAACAACTTGAACTATTTCCACCTTATCAAACTGATGCAATCTATTCAAACCTCTAACATCTTTGCCATAAGAGCCTGCTTCACGGCGGAAACACGCACTATATGCTACATTTTTTATAGGCAAATCGCTTTCCTTCAAAACAACATCTCTATAAATATTTGTTATAGGCACTTCCGCAGTTGGAATAAGATACAAATTGTCTTCAGTAACAAAATACATTTGTCCATCTTTATCAGGAAGCTGCCCTGTGCCATATCCCGAGCTTTCGTTTACCATCAGCGGCGGCATCACTTCTATATATCCGGCTTTAGTAGCTTCTGTAAGGAAAAAATTAATCAAAGCTCTTTGCAGCCTAGCGCCAGCGCCAATATACAAAGGAAATCCTGCTCCTGTAATTTTTACACCAAGTTCAAAGTCAATCAAATTGTATTTTGTAGTCAAGTCCCAATGTGGAAGAAGACTTGAGTTTTCAGGAATACTTCCCTCGCTATGTATAATTTCATTATCCTCTGCTGAAAAACCTTTTTTCACAGAAGCATGTGGTAAATTTGGCAACAAAACAAGCTTTGCATTTAATTGCTCTAAAGCATTATCATGCATTGTGCTTATTTCCTTTATTTTTTCTTTTAAATCAGTGGTTTGCTTTTTCAGTAATTCCGCTGCTGCAAAATCTTTGTTTTTCATC
Coding sequences:
- the serS gene encoding serine--tRNA ligase, whose protein sequence is MLTIQLINQETAFVKERLAVKNFKNIELVDEIIALDADRRKFQMERDELQSEMNNISKQIGNVMKNKDFAAAELLKKQTTDLKEKIKEISTMHDNALEQLNAKLVLLPNLPHASVKKGFSAEDNEIIHSEGSIPENSSLLPHWDLTTKYNLIDFELGVKITGAGFPLYIGAGARLQRALINFFLTEATKAGYIEVMPPLMVNESSGYGTGQLPDKDGQMYFVTEDNLYLIPTAEVPITNIYRDVVLKESDLPIKNVAYSACFRREAGSYGKDVRGLNRLHQFDKVEIVQVVNPEKSYEVLEEMREYVAGLIRSLNLPFRVLRLCGGDISFTAALTYDFEVYSAGQKRWLEVSSVSNFESFQANRMKLRIKDTDGKMTLAHTLNGSALALPRIVAALLENNQTEEGIVVPDVLVPFMGTSIIK